One genomic region from Pyxicephalus adspersus chromosome 1, UCB_Pads_2.0, whole genome shotgun sequence encodes:
- the LOC140340854 gene encoding serine/threonine-protein kinase 38, with product MAMTEQTPCFPMSNHTKERVTMTKMTLENFYSNLIAQHEERELRQKRLEKVMEEEGLRDEEKKMRRSAHARKETEFLRLKRTRLGLEDFESLKVIGRGAFGEVRLVQKKDTGHVYAMKILRKADMLEKEQVGHIRAERDILVEADSLWVVKMFYSFQDKLNLYLIMEFLPGGDMMTLLMKKDTLTEEETQFYIAETVLAIDSIHRLGFIHRDIKPDNLLLDSKGHVKLSDFGLCTGLKKAHRTDFYRNLNHSLPNDFNFQNMNSKRKAETWKRTRRQLAFSTVGTPDYIAPEVFLQTGYNKLCDWWSLGVIMYEMLIGYPPFCSETPQETYKKVMNWKETLTFPPEVPISEKAKDLILRFCCESEQRIGASGVEEIKSNPFFEVVDWEHIRERPAAIPIEIKSIDDTSNFDEFPDSDILKPMVASSHPESDFKNKDWVFINYTYKRFEGLTARGALPTFIRPRK from the exons ATGGCAATGACTGAACAGACACCATGTTTTCCAATGAGCAACCACACAAAGGAACGTGTCACCATGACCAAGATGACACTTGAAAACTTCTACAGTAACCTGATCGCACAGCATGAGGAACGAGAGCTAAG ACAGAAGAGGCTGGAAAAAGTCATGGAGGAGGAAGGCCTCCGGGATGAAGAG AAAAAGATGAGGAGATCGGCACATGCAAGAAAAGAAACTGAATTTCTACGATTGAAAAGGACGCGATTGGGATTAGAGGATTTTGAGTCTTTGAAAGTAATTGGAAGAGGAGCTTTTGGAGAG gttcGGTTAGTTCAAAAGAAAGACACTGGTCATGTATATGCAATGAAGATTTTGCGAAAGGCAGACATGTTGGAGAAAGAGCAG GTTGGACACATTCGAGCAGAAAGAGATATTTTGGTAGAAGCAGACAGTCTATGggtggtaaaaatgttttatagctttCAAGACAAACTGAACCTATACCTGATCATGGAGTTCCTACCTGGAG GTGATATGATGACCTTGCTAATGAAAAAAGATACTTTGACCGAAGAGGAAACCCAGTTTTACATTGCTGAAACTGTACTGGCAATAGATTCAATCCATCGGCTTGGTTTTATACACAGGGATATCAAACCTGACAACCTTCTACTGGATAGCAAG GGACATGTAAAGCTTTCAGATTTTGGATTATGTACAGGACTTAAAAAGGCCCATCGGACGGATTTTTACAGAAATCTAAACCACAGCCTGCCAAATGACTTCA ATTTTCAAAATATGAATTCAAAGAGAAAAGCAGAGACATGGAAGAGAACTAGACGACAACTG GCATTCTCCACTGTTGGTACACCAGATTATATAGCACCTGAAGTATTCTTGCAAACTGGCTATAATAAATTGTGTGATTGGTGGTCACTAGGAGTCATAATGTATGAGATGCTGATTG GATATCCTCCATTTTGTTCGGAGACTCCCCAGGAGACCTATAAAAAAGTTATGAACTGGAAAGAAACGCTTACATTTCCTCCGGAGGTTCCCATATCGGAAAAAGCAAAGGACCTCATTTTACG CTTCTGCTGTGAGTCGGAGCAACGGATTGGTGCTTCTGGTGTAGAAGAGATCAAGTCTAACCCTTTCTTTGAGGTTGTTGACTGGGAACACATTAG GGAAAGGCCTGCTGCTATacctattgaaataaaaagtattgatGACACTTCAAATTTTGATGAATTTCCAGATTCAGATATCCTTAAACCAATGG TTGCAAGCAGCCATCCTGAGTCCGACTTCAAGAACAAGGATTGGGTCTTCATTAACTACACATATAAGCGCTTTGAAGGACTAACAGCTAGAGGAGCACTTCCAACATTTATCAGACCACGGAAATAA